A DNA window from Paenibacillus sp. HWE-109 contains the following coding sequences:
- the helD gene encoding RNA polymerase recycling motor HelD, which translates to MHLSEQDWAAEKQRVEEVTGKIQTKIQVLEEQVSQVQSDVVEIRKHYWDDVTMDMSTTEDAVESIASIRQQAEVLSERERTHRQAFAALGKMRKLVQSPYFGRIDFRERDERGGDTIYLGIAGFLDEEKDDYLVYDWRAPISSLYYDFAPGEVTFSTPNGAVEGEMLLKRQFVIRDRKIHLMFDTGLTIGDELLKQVLSRSSDAQMKTIVATIQKEQNRIIRNDQARMLIVQGVAGSGKTSAALQRVAYLLYKHRDQLSSDQMVLFSPNPLFNHYVSTVLPELGEENMQQTTYQAYLEHRLGDRFEIEDSFTQLEYVLQEQDAGGAAAYQARLSGIRFKSSSAFLAIVQAYQLGLQQEGMLFNPIVFRDREIVSADKLVKRFYSYDSVIRIPNRLELMQGWLLEQLERFAEQEREAAWVEDEIELLSSEDYHRAFERLRKMERGDGVTFDDYEQERVLLARMVIKEQLKPVRDAVKRLKFIDLTGLYVQLHDGLIAEEQAHWSAVHERTHEELSNGRLPYEDATPLLYLMEAVCGFQTNGAVRHVIIDEAQDYSPFQLAYLKRLFPRCRMTALGDLGQAIYAHASAYSDMEPIASLYGPEQTEVIRLFRSYRSTREIVEFTRGIVPGGDAIEPFTRGGAKPRVIQASDRGSLHSLLAAEVERLRGEGYASVAIITKTASEGRLAHEALEPMVAAPLVLVTKHSPTFESGVLVIPSYLAKGVEFDAVLVYDGSHHQYGRENDRKLFYTACTRAMHELRIFSLGEPCRWITDQSPDTYEFVVGEEFVE; encoded by the coding sequence ATGCATTTATCCGAGCAGGATTGGGCAGCAGAAAAGCAAAGAGTAGAAGAAGTCACTGGGAAGATTCAGACAAAAATACAGGTGTTGGAGGAGCAGGTAAGCCAGGTGCAGTCCGACGTGGTTGAAATCCGCAAGCATTACTGGGATGACGTCACGATGGATATGAGCACGACGGAAGATGCCGTTGAATCGATCGCCAGCATTAGGCAACAAGCAGAAGTATTGTCTGAACGGGAGCGTACGCATCGACAGGCCTTCGCTGCTTTAGGGAAGATGAGGAAGCTGGTGCAATCACCGTATTTTGGCCGAATTGATTTCAGGGAAAGAGATGAGCGCGGCGGAGATACTATTTATTTGGGAATTGCGGGCTTCTTAGATGAAGAGAAGGATGATTATTTGGTATACGATTGGCGAGCGCCTATTTCAAGCTTGTATTATGATTTTGCGCCAGGGGAAGTCACCTTTAGTACACCGAATGGTGCAGTAGAAGGGGAAATGCTGCTCAAACGCCAATTTGTCATTCGCGATCGGAAGATTCATCTCATGTTCGATACAGGTCTGACGATTGGTGATGAACTGCTGAAACAAGTGCTTAGTCGAAGCTCCGATGCACAGATGAAAACGATTGTTGCAACTATTCAAAAGGAGCAGAACCGCATTATTCGCAATGATCAAGCAAGAATGCTTATCGTGCAGGGGGTTGCAGGCAGTGGAAAGACATCGGCCGCTTTGCAAAGAGTCGCCTATTTGCTGTATAAGCATCGGGATCAACTGAGCTCAGATCAAATGGTGTTGTTTTCGCCCAATCCGTTGTTCAATCATTATGTTTCAACGGTATTGCCAGAACTGGGTGAAGAAAATATGCAGCAGACGACTTATCAGGCCTATTTGGAGCATCGGTTGGGGGATAGATTTGAGATTGAGGACTCTTTTACGCAGTTGGAATATGTATTGCAGGAACAAGATGCAGGAGGCGCAGCCGCTTATCAAGCTCGGTTAAGTGGGATTCGCTTTAAATCATCTTCCGCGTTCCTGGCAATCGTTCAGGCATACCAACTGGGTTTGCAGCAGGAGGGGATGCTGTTTAACCCCATCGTGTTTCGTGATCGAGAGATCGTGAGTGCCGATAAGTTAGTGAAGAGATTTTATAGCTATGATAGCGTGATTCGAATCCCGAACCGTTTGGAGCTTATGCAGGGGTGGCTGCTGGAGCAGTTGGAGCGGTTTGCTGAGCAGGAACGTGAGGCTGCTTGGGTCGAAGATGAGATTGAGCTCCTGAGCAGTGAGGACTATCATCGCGCATTTGAGCGGCTGCGCAAGATGGAGAGAGGCGATGGTGTCACATTTGATGATTATGAGCAGGAACGCGTGCTGTTGGCTCGGATGGTCATCAAGGAGCAATTGAAGCCAGTGCGCGATGCGGTGAAGAGGTTGAAATTTATTGATCTGACGGGCTTGTACGTGCAGCTGCATGATGGGTTGATTGCCGAAGAGCAGGCGCACTGGTCTGCTGTTCATGAGCGGACACATGAGGAACTGTCCAATGGCAGGTTGCCCTATGAGGACGCTACGCCGCTCTTGTACCTCATGGAAGCGGTCTGCGGTTTCCAGACGAACGGTGCTGTGCGCCACGTTATCATTGATGAGGCGCAGGACTATTCTCCGTTTCAGCTGGCTTACCTGAAACGGCTCTTCCCGCGCTGTCGCATGACAGCGCTCGGAGATCTGGGCCAGGCGATCTATGCGCACGCTTCCGCGTACAGCGATATGGAGCCGATCGCCAGCCTGTATGGACCGGAACAAACGGAGGTCATCCGTTTGTTCCGGAGCTACCGCTCCACGCGCGAGATCGTGGAGTTCACCCGCGGCATCGTGCCCGGCGGCGATGCCATAGAGCCCTTCACACGCGGCGGCGCTAAGCCGCGGGTCATCCAAGCCAGCGATCGCGGATCGCTGCATAGCCTGCTGGCAGCCGAGGTGGAGCGGCTGCGCGGTGAAGGCTATGCCTCCGTCGCGATCATAACCAAGACCGCGAGCGAGGGGCGGCTCGCGCATGAAGCCCTTGAGCCCATGGTGGCTGCGCCGCTGGTGCTCGTCACCAAACATAGCCCGACCTTCGAGTCGGGCGTCCTCGTCATCCCTTCGTATTTGGCGAAGGGAGTTGAGTTCGATGCCGTCCTGGTCTATGATGGTTCCCATCATCAGTACGGCCGCGAGAACGACCGCAAGCTGTTCTACACCGCTTGCACCAGAGCTATGCACGAACTGCGCATCTTCTCGCTCGGCGAACCGTGTCGGTGGATCACAGATCAATCCCCCGACACTTATGAATTCGTGGTGGGGGAGGAATTTGTTGAGTGA
- a CDS encoding glutamate-1-semialdehyde 2,1-aminomutase produces the protein MERKQSELLYQEALQHIVGGVNSPSRSFKAVGGGAPVFMKRAQGAHFWDVDGNRFIDYLAAYGPIITGHAHPHVTEAICRAAQNGTLYGTPTELEIEFAKMLKSAIPSLDKVRFVNSGTEAVMTTIRVARAFTKRTKLIKFAGCYHGHSDLVLVAAGSGPSTLGTPDSAGVPASIAQEVITVPFNDIPALEAALARWGEEIAAVMVEPIVGNFGMVMPHAGYLEQLCAAARKHGALVIYDEVITAFRFHYGAAQTYAGLPLVEGGTAEAAARFAAVEPDLTALGKVIGGGLPIGAYGGRKAVMEQVAPLGPAYQAGTMAGNPASISAGIACLEVLQQAGVYAKMEQLGATLAGGIAESAARHGIALTLNRIGGAFSTHFCDHPVTNFDEAQDTDGERFADFFRLMLEQGINLAPSKYEAWFMTLAHTDDDIAQTLEAVDHAFKTMKAR, from the coding sequence ATGGAACGCAAACAATCCGAGCTGTTATATCAAGAAGCCCTTCAACATATTGTAGGCGGGGTCAACTCTCCTTCCCGCTCATTCAAAGCCGTCGGCGGCGGCGCCCCCGTCTTCATGAAGCGTGCGCAAGGCGCACACTTCTGGGATGTAGACGGAAATCGCTTCATTGACTACCTCGCCGCCTACGGCCCTATCATTACAGGTCACGCGCATCCGCATGTGACCGAAGCGATTTGCCGCGCCGCACAGAATGGCACGCTGTACGGCACCCCAACCGAACTCGAGATCGAGTTCGCCAAGATGCTCAAGTCGGCGATTCCTTCGCTCGACAAAGTGCGCTTCGTCAACTCCGGCACCGAGGCCGTGATGACGACGATCCGCGTGGCGCGCGCTTTCACGAAGCGCACCAAGCTCATTAAGTTTGCCGGCTGCTACCACGGCCACTCCGATCTAGTGCTGGTGGCGGCTGGTTCCGGGCCGTCCACGCTGGGTACGCCAGACAGCGCTGGCGTACCGGCGAGCATCGCGCAAGAGGTCATCACCGTGCCGTTCAATGACATTCCGGCACTGGAGGCCGCGCTTGCGCGTTGGGGTGAAGAGATCGCCGCGGTGATGGTGGAACCCATCGTCGGCAACTTCGGCATGGTCATGCCCCATGCTGGCTACCTCGAGCAGCTCTGCGCAGCTGCTCGCAAGCATGGCGCCCTCGTCATCTACGACGAGGTCATCACAGCCTTCCGCTTCCACTATGGAGCGGCGCAAACCTATGCCGGCCTCCCGCTCGTGGAGGGCGGCACGGCTGAGGCGGCGGCGCGCTTCGCCGCCGTCGAGCCGGACCTTACGGCCCTCGGCAAAGTGATAGGCGGCGGACTGCCGATCGGTGCCTACGGGGGCCGCAAGGCTGTGATGGAGCAGGTCGCTCCGCTCGGACCTGCTTATCAAGCCGGCACGATGGCGGGGAATCCCGCCTCCATCTCGGCCGGCATCGCCTGCCTGGAAGTACTCCAGCAGGCTGGTGTCTACGCCAAGATGGAGCAGCTTGGCGCAACCCTCGCTGGCGGTATCGCGGAATCCGCCGCCCGCCACGGCATTGCCTTGACGCTGAATCGCATCGGCGGCGCCTTCTCCACCCATTTCTGCGACCATCCTGTCACGAACTTTGACGAAGCGCAGGACACGGACGGCGAACGCTTCGCAGATTTCTTCCGGCTCATGCTGGAGCAAGGCATCAACCTTGCCCCTTCCAAATATGAAGCATGGTTTATGACGCTTGCCCATACCGATGACGATATCGCCCAGACACTCGAAGCCGTTGATCATGCCTTCAAAACGATGAAGGCGCGTTAA
- a CDS encoding LCP family protein, with amino-acid sequence MRILKRTLLLIALLLIVAAGYYTYSFYQFANNISHKAETPRGGGTTIAQSIKDKGDKYTPPKWEGKQRVNILLLGGDSRGMKKNELPRSDSIMLASIDPVTKKAHLFSILRDTYVKIPGEGEDRINTAITSGGPNLAMKTVSDLLGIPVQYYVYTDFKGFIALIDAVGGIDIDVEKDMKYTDSEDDHVYDINLKKGQQHLDGKTALQYVRFRHDALSDFTRTERQRKFLTAVVQKMQTTSSLIKMPKILNAMDPYIDTNLSVNDMVKLATLGYESKAEGIISSQLPPTELLIEKNVRGADVITANKDKLQQYVKDLFAGKADADSGPTKPSPSPTPKSSVKTTTAK; translated from the coding sequence TTGAGAATTTTAAAACGAACCTTGCTCCTGATAGCCTTGCTGCTTATCGTCGCAGCCGGTTATTACACCTATTCCTTCTACCAGTTCGCTAATAATATTTCCCACAAAGCGGAGACTCCCAGAGGCGGAGGCACAACCATTGCCCAGAGCATTAAAGATAAAGGGGACAAATACACCCCGCCCAAATGGGAAGGCAAACAACGCGTGAATATTCTGCTTCTGGGTGGAGATTCCCGCGGTATGAAGAAGAATGAACTCCCTCGTTCTGACAGTATTATGCTTGCCTCCATTGACCCAGTAACGAAGAAAGCGCACCTGTTCTCCATTCTGCGCGACACTTACGTGAAAATCCCGGGCGAAGGCGAAGATCGCATTAATACAGCTATCACATCCGGTGGCCCGAACCTCGCTATGAAAACGGTCAGTGATTTGCTGGGGATTCCGGTGCAATACTATGTTTATACTGATTTCAAAGGATTTATTGCTCTCATTGATGCCGTTGGCGGCATCGATATTGATGTCGAGAAGGATATGAAATATACAGACTCCGAAGACGATCATGTGTACGATATTAATTTAAAAAAGGGACAACAGCATTTGGATGGCAAAACGGCGTTGCAATATGTGCGATTCCGACATGATGCCTTATCCGACTTCACGCGTACAGAGCGGCAACGCAAATTCCTGACCGCCGTTGTTCAGAAGATGCAAACAACCTCTTCCCTCATTAAAATGCCAAAAATTCTAAATGCGATGGATCCTTACATCGATACTAATCTCAGTGTCAATGACATGGTCAAGCTAGCTACACTCGGCTACGAGTCCAAAGCAGAAGGCATTATCAGTTCCCAATTGCCGCCAACCGAATTGCTGATTGAGAAGAACGTTCGCGGTGCCGACGTCATCACAGCGAACAAAGATAAGCTCCAGCAATATGTGAAGGATCTATTCGCTGGGAAAGCTGATGCAGATTCCGGTCCTACGAAGCCATCACCGTCTCCTACGCCTAAGTCTTCTGTGAAGACGACTACGGCGAAATAA
- a CDS encoding DinB family protein, with product MRERKRMMKVSQAKLLLKVEQLEASIGFYTDQLGWRLVERADAVQAAVLLQIVKDYRVVVTAHGCSSNWLQPKPSCPKPGDLVYIGVASVNEVHQFLLERGVPNLRKEEDPGHIRKLFVPTPDGYLLVYWEELFASNEEILAMYHGGIAELEEAVAHLSEEQLDLQEAPGKWSIREQVLHVIDLELVTIHKVKFALAEPGRSYMGNSFSQDDWSVGLRYASRPICDEVHMFRALRQHILNLCACLPDALGRTVVTSVDREETVAKLLKMMAGHASHHIRAIWRIRSSE from the coding sequence ATGAGAGAAAGGAAGCGAATGATGAAGGTTAGCCAAGCAAAGCTGCTGCTGAAAGTAGAGCAGTTGGAGGCATCCATCGGCTTTTATACGGATCAACTAGGTTGGCGTTTAGTTGAGCGAGCTGATGCGGTACAAGCGGCTGTTTTGCTGCAAATCGTGAAGGACTACCGTGTTGTTGTAACCGCGCATGGCTGCTCATCGAACTGGCTTCAGCCTAAGCCATCCTGCCCCAAACCAGGTGATCTCGTCTACATTGGTGTTGCCTCCGTAAACGAGGTGCATCAATTTCTGTTGGAGCGGGGTGTCCCAAATCTCAGGAAAGAGGAAGACCCAGGCCACATTCGGAAACTGTTTGTGCCTACCCCTGATGGATACTTGTTGGTGTATTGGGAAGAGTTATTTGCATCGAACGAAGAGATTCTAGCCATGTATCATGGTGGAATTGCTGAACTGGAAGAAGCCGTAGCGCACTTATCGGAGGAGCAACTTGATCTCCAAGAAGCACCAGGCAAGTGGTCAATACGTGAACAAGTGCTGCATGTGATTGATCTGGAACTGGTGACCATTCATAAAGTGAAATTCGCGCTAGCTGAACCAGGACGCTCGTATATGGGCAATTCCTTTTCGCAGGATGATTGGAGTGTTGGGCTCCGCTATGCCAGTCGGCCTATTTGCGATGAAGTCCATATGTTCCGGGCTTTGCGTCAGCATATTTTGAATCTGTGCGCCTGCCTGCCGGATGCGTTGGGGCGAACCGTAGTAACGTCCGTAGATCGTGAAGAAACCGTGGCGAAGCTGCTCAAAATGATGGCAGGCCACGCGTCGCACCATATCCGCGCGATATGGCGCATTCGAAGCAGTGAGTAG
- a CDS encoding glutamate synthase-related protein, whose translation MNEIMRNEGRFQDLLGTEHDSCGIICIIEKNGHPSRDNIQKTIDSLVKMEHRSGFINGEGDGCGILTDIPRALWEKKLTDAGQDGKLAYDNRFSVGHIFVPRKLDLTVTEIQNGIRELFASHDVSIILEQENQVDSSVLGPNGLNDEPTFWQIAGISNQTEGQVADHLYELHIAIEDKYNVHVATLSNVTSAYKVLGAASILPKYFNDTRDALFASQVTIGHNRYSTNTLSSFFRVQPFSLLGHNGEINTVKKLRIEADMVGVPLVSGGSDSQDMNRTIETFIHRFGLSLFEAMEMVFPPIINEMKQFRPELQDLYVYYRQVWGHFAQGPAGIVSRYGNECIFSVDALGLRPVWMVESDTSLYFSSEQGVITVGEMVADPKPIAPGEKVGVVLTPGEHVQVIPYHEVQSLVYDRASKRLNIGGLRRFLNPVKTDTQADLNDNIVATDQLYSAFGWDRDGIQHIETMSETGAEPIRSLGHDSPHAALAWERQNVPDFIKESVAVVTNPAIDRDREMEHFSTRIIAGTRTPVYGQVDENLRLELLAPLVLEGTNGVDSEEHLSQPSYEQLLALFRAQGDNKVAVLSATFARGTSLSEGLDKLAADAISAARNGAALLVLDDADAHQNDRLWLEPHLAVSKIDIALRAEKLGFGDNLRRHVTLILRSAAIRSLHDIAVACGLGADVISPYLLFSTASDKEGNAAAARKVYAALSKGLEKVISTIGTHELRGYTRFFSSIGFHPEVAEVLDIVNYLGSEKAGTSFAVLEADAEARYNDFTNPKAKAAKNFRFFQRMWKALGDAASGAAPYSDYRDKLREEEKKNPISIRHIAGFNVAKALSDGRKALDPSQVDISIGGHSLPMLISSMSFGSQNETAFRAYAEAGDRLNMVTMNGEGGEIKDMLGRYKTTRGAQVASGRFGVNVELANAVAFLEIKIGQGAKPGEGGHLPGSKVTAKIAAARNATIGSDLISPSNNHDIYSIEDLAQIISELKEGSGRKAKIIVKIPVVPGIGTIAVGVAKAGADVITLSGFDGGTGAARIHSLTHVGLPTEIGTKLAHVALIEAGLRHRVELWSDGGLKSGSDVVKMVMLGANRAGFGSIAMQSIGCTTCRGCHLDTCHVGIATQIDSMEEAEEKGLRRFVPRQFDVAVDSLVRLFGGIGEEVREVVASLGFKSLQELVGRSDLLEQISHVDRIDLSDILRPAPLQFISAAERAMEEAAVSSDIRIAAGAEGQEFFPDSLALDAPIVRNWSKVDAESRILGARYSSHRVRDRFDGSYDDLPKVSLNLIDGSVPGNGLAAFNARGVDITVHGGAEDGLGKMAFGGKVAIVKALGKNNTFINGSVGKSFGYGAQKGLFLIQGSADTRACIRFSGADVVFGGEITTPLQDELGGLAARANLKGFAFEYMTNGRAVVMGDPGPWICAGMTGGVIYQRLVPEMGLDQAAIERRIAKGAKVKLETVGVQSKKDLTELLTAYHAELANSGQAEAAAKVEGLLSNLEANFIRISPVNMQADQSVATE comes from the coding sequence ATGAATGAAATTATGCGTAATGAAGGCCGTTTTCAAGATTTACTAGGAACTGAACACGACAGCTGCGGTATTATTTGTATTATTGAAAAGAACGGTCACCCTTCCCGTGATAACATCCAAAAAACGATTGATTCCCTTGTCAAAATGGAACATCGCTCGGGTTTTATCAATGGTGAAGGCGACGGTTGCGGTATTTTAACGGATATTCCACGCGCTCTTTGGGAAAAGAAATTAACCGATGCGGGTCAAGACGGCAAACTTGCCTACGATAACCGTTTTTCTGTTGGACATATCTTTGTTCCACGCAAGCTGGACCTGACTGTTACCGAGATCCAAAATGGCATTCGCGAGCTCTTCGCTTCCCATGATGTATCGATTATCCTCGAGCAAGAGAACCAAGTAGACAGCAGCGTTCTTGGACCTAACGGTTTGAATGACGAGCCTACTTTCTGGCAAATTGCAGGGATTAGTAACCAAACAGAAGGCCAAGTGGCTGATCACCTTTATGAGTTGCACATCGCAATTGAAGACAAATACAATGTTCACGTAGCAACGCTAAGCAATGTAACTTCTGCTTACAAAGTGCTTGGAGCGGCAAGTATCCTTCCTAAATATTTCAACGACACGCGCGATGCTTTGTTTGCATCCCAAGTTACCATCGGTCACAACCGTTACTCCACAAACACATTATCCAGCTTCTTCCGCGTTCAACCGTTCTCCCTGCTAGGGCACAATGGTGAAATCAACACAGTTAAGAAACTTCGCATCGAGGCCGACATGGTTGGCGTTCCGCTCGTTAGCGGCGGTTCTGACTCCCAGGACATGAACAGAACGATCGAAACGTTCATCCACCGCTTTGGTCTGTCTCTTTTTGAAGCGATGGAAATGGTATTCCCTCCTATTATTAATGAAATGAAACAGTTCCGTCCGGAACTTCAAGATTTATATGTGTACTACCGTCAAGTTTGGGGCCACTTTGCCCAAGGTCCTGCGGGGATCGTTTCCCGTTATGGCAACGAGTGTATTTTCAGCGTAGATGCTCTTGGTCTTCGTCCGGTCTGGATGGTTGAGAGCGATACTTCCCTCTACTTCTCCTCCGAGCAAGGCGTCATTACGGTTGGTGAAATGGTCGCTGACCCGAAACCAATCGCACCAGGTGAGAAAGTGGGCGTTGTCCTGACACCAGGTGAACACGTTCAAGTTATCCCTTACCACGAAGTTCAAAGCTTAGTATATGACCGCGCAAGCAAACGTCTGAATATTGGCGGCCTTCGGAGATTCCTGAATCCTGTCAAAACGGATACACAAGCTGATCTCAATGACAACATTGTGGCAACAGATCAGTTGTACAGTGCATTCGGTTGGGATCGTGACGGTATTCAACATATCGAAACCATGTCAGAAACAGGCGCTGAGCCTATCCGTTCCCTAGGTCACGATTCTCCTCATGCTGCACTAGCTTGGGAACGCCAGAACGTGCCTGACTTCATTAAAGAAAGCGTAGCGGTTGTTACCAATCCAGCGATTGACCGCGACCGTGAAATGGAGCATTTCTCCACTCGTATCATTGCGGGTACACGTACACCTGTTTATGGGCAAGTAGATGAGAACTTGCGTCTTGAGCTGCTGGCTCCACTCGTGCTTGAAGGTACGAACGGTGTCGACAGTGAAGAACATTTGTCCCAGCCATCGTATGAGCAATTGCTTGCCTTGTTCCGTGCGCAAGGGGATAACAAAGTTGCCGTTCTTTCCGCTACTTTCGCAAGAGGAACTTCGCTCAGCGAAGGATTGGATAAATTGGCTGCTGACGCTATCTCCGCTGCTCGCAATGGCGCAGCGCTTCTCGTTCTAGACGATGCTGACGCACACCAAAATGATCGCTTGTGGTTGGAGCCGCACTTGGCTGTTTCCAAAATCGATATCGCACTTCGTGCTGAGAAACTAGGCTTCGGCGATAACTTGCGTCGACATGTCACATTGATCTTGCGTTCCGCTGCTATTCGCAGCTTGCATGATATCGCTGTTGCTTGCGGACTTGGAGCCGATGTTATCTCACCTTATCTGTTGTTCTCGACGGCTTCTGACAAAGAAGGCAACGCAGCAGCAGCTCGCAAAGTATACGCTGCTCTATCCAAAGGTTTGGAGAAAGTCATCTCCACTATCGGTACGCACGAGCTTCGCGGTTACACACGTTTCTTCTCCTCCATCGGCTTCCACCCGGAAGTTGCTGAGGTGCTGGATATCGTGAACTACCTAGGTAGCGAAAAAGCAGGAACAAGCTTCGCTGTGCTTGAAGCAGATGCGGAAGCGCGTTACAACGATTTCACGAATCCGAAAGCGAAAGCGGCGAAAAACTTCCGTTTCTTCCAACGTATGTGGAAAGCTTTGGGCGATGCTGCATCCGGAGCTGCTCCTTACAGCGACTACCGCGACAAACTGCGCGAAGAAGAGAAGAAGAACCCGATTTCCATTCGTCATATTGCTGGATTTAATGTAGCCAAAGCTTTGAGCGATGGCCGCAAAGCGCTCGACCCGTCTCAAGTTGATATCTCCATTGGCGGTCATTCCTTGCCGATGTTGATCTCTTCCATGTCCTTCGGTTCACAGAACGAAACAGCTTTCCGTGCCTACGCTGAAGCCGGCGATCGCCTGAACATGGTTACCATGAACGGCGAGGGCGGAGAGATTAAAGATATGCTTGGCCGTTACAAAACAACACGTGGTGCGCAAGTCGCATCCGGTCGTTTCGGTGTTAACGTTGAATTAGCTAACGCTGTAGCATTCCTTGAGATCAAAATCGGTCAAGGGGCAAAACCGGGCGAAGGCGGTCACTTGCCAGGTTCCAAAGTAACAGCCAAAATCGCTGCGGCTCGTAACGCAACGATCGGTTCAGACTTAATCTCGCCATCCAACAACCACGATATTTATTCCATCGAGGATTTGGCGCAAATCATTTCTGAACTTAAAGAAGGCAGCGGTCGTAAAGCCAAAATCATCGTCAAGATCCCAGTTGTTCCTGGTATCGGCACGATTGCAGTTGGTGTCGCGAAAGCAGGCGCTGACGTCATTACCCTTTCCGGCTTCGACGGCGGTACAGGGGCGGCTCGTATTCACTCCTTGACACACGTTGGTCTTCCAACAGAGATTGGAACGAAATTGGCACACGTTGCTTTGATTGAAGCCGGTCTTCGTCACCGCGTAGAGCTGTGGTCCGATGGCGGTCTGAAATCAGGTTCTGACGTTGTTAAAATGGTTATGCTCGGTGCAAACCGCGCAGGTTTCGGCAGTATCGCTATGCAATCCATCGGCTGTACGACTTGCCGTGGCTGTCACTTGGATACTTGTCACGTTGGTATCGCAACACAAATCGATTCCATGGAAGAAGCCGAAGAAAAAGGCCTTCGTCGTTTCGTACCTCGTCAATTCGATGTTGCTGTTGACAGCTTGGTTCGTTTGTTCGGCGGTATCGGTGAAGAAGTTCGTGAAGTCGTTGCTTCCCTTGGTTTCAAAAGCTTGCAAGAACTCGTTGGCCGTTCCGATCTATTGGAACAAATCAGCCACGTTGACCGCATTGATTTGTCCGACATTCTTCGTCCTGCTCCATTGCAGTTCATCTCTGCTGCAGAAAGAGCCATGGAAGAAGCCGCTGTATCGTCCGATATCCGTATCGCGGCTGGCGCTGAAGGTCAAGAATTCTTCCCGGATTCCTTGGCTCTGGACGCTCCAATCGTACGCAACTGGTCCAAAGTGGATGCTGAGTCCCGTATTCTCGGAGCTCGTTACTCCAGCCATCGCGTAAGAGATCGCTTCGACGGCAGCTACGATGACCTACCGAAAGTATCCTTGAACCTGATCGACGGTTCTGTACCTGGTAACGGTCTGGCTGCGTTCAATGCTCGCGGCGTAGACATTACCGTTCACGGTGGAGCAGAAGACGGTCTTGGTAAAATGGCCTTCGGCGGTAAAGTCGCCATCGTCAAAGCACTGGGCAAAAACAACACCTTCATCAATGGTAGCGTTGGTAAATCCTTCGGTTACGGCGCACAAAAAGGTTTGTTCTTGATCCAAGGCAGCGCAGATACGCGTGCATGTATCCGGTTCTCCGGTGCTGACGTTGTATTCGGCGGCGAGATCACGACACCACTTCAAGACGAACTCGGCGGACTTGCCGCTCGTGCCAACCTCAAAGGCTTCGCGTTTGAGTACATGACAAACGGCCGTGCCGTTGTTATGGGCGATCCAGGTCCTTGGATCTGTGCAGGGATGACTGGTGGCGTAATCTACCAACGTCTCGTACCAGAAATGGGTCTTGATCAAGCTGCAATCGAACGTCGTATCGCCAAAGGCGCTAAGGTTAAACTTGAAACTGTTGGCGTACAAAGCAAAAAAGATCTGACAGAATTGCTCACAGCCTACCACGCTGAGCTTGCTAACTCCGGTCAAGCCGAAGCAGCAGCTAAAGTTGAAGGTTTGCTAAGCAACCTGGAAGCTAACTTCATCCGGATTTCCCCGGTCAACATGCAAGCTGACCAATCCGTTGCTACTGAATAG
- a CDS encoding bifunctional 2-keto-4-hydroxyglutarate aldolase/2-keto-3-deoxy-6-phosphogluconate aldolase, with amino-acid sequence MKKIKLVQQISNEGVVAVLRGETPEEVVEMADQAIAGGIKVIEVTMTVPFALRAIETLAKRYSSTAQDASKYAIIGVGTALDPETARAAILSGAEFVVGPALNPHTVALCNRYRVPVMPGCMTIQEIQTALELGVDIVKLFPGNLYSPGMIKAIKGPLPQANIMPTGGVSLSNLAEWIQAGAVAVGIGSDLTSEAVKTGNYSLVADKAAQYIEAYKAAKK; translated from the coding sequence GTGAAGAAAATTAAATTGGTTCAGCAAATATCAAATGAGGGCGTTGTTGCCGTACTGCGTGGCGAAACGCCGGAAGAAGTTGTCGAAATGGCGGATCAAGCCATTGCGGGCGGTATTAAGGTCATCGAAGTGACGATGACCGTGCCTTTCGCGCTGCGCGCTATCGAGACGCTGGCGAAGCGCTACTCGAGCACCGCGCAGGACGCGTCCAAGTACGCGATTATCGGGGTGGGCACCGCCCTAGACCCGGAGACAGCGCGTGCCGCGATCCTCAGCGGGGCCGAATTCGTTGTCGGCCCCGCGTTGAACCCGCACACGGTTGCGCTGTGCAACCGTTACCGCGTGCCCGTCATGCCAGGATGCATGACGATTCAAGAAATTCAGACGGCGCTTGAGCTCGGCGTCGATATCGTAAAGCTGTTCCCAGGCAATCTCTACTCGCCGGGAATGATCAAGGCCATCAAAGGTCCGCTGCCGCAGGCGAACATTATGCCAACCGGCGGGGTGTCGCTGAGCAACCTCGCCGAATGGATCCAAGCCGGCGCAGTTGCCGTCGGCATCGGTTCCGATTTGACCAGCGAAGCGGTCAAAACCGGCAACTACAGTCTTGTCGCCGACAAGGCTGCCCAATATATTGAGGCCTACAAAGCAGCCAAGAAGTAG